In the genome of Acidobacteriota bacterium, the window CTGGTGGCAGTGTTTGCGCTGAGAGCCGTGACCACGGCAGAACAAGCGCAATTGAAATCCTTGTGGCAGAAGTTTTACCAATTTGGAGCCGGTCGAATCGGCCTGGCTTCGGCGACTGAGGCGCAATAACCCCGGACGAAAGATGAAGTTGCTTCCACAGGCAAAAGAACTGGTTTTGGCAACGCCGTCAGGCGGCGCGACGGCCGATTCTGTCGAAACGAAGCCCTTTTCCCGGCATAAAGTCGCGTTTGTCGCAACGTACTTGTTTACATTGCTGCTTTACCTGCGCCCGAACGAATTGTTTCCTGACCTTTTCGGCACATTGTCCATCATCAAATTCGTTGCAATCACGGGAATCATTGCTTACGTCTCGGGAAAACTGAGCCATGCCGAACCTCTGACCGTTATGACCATTGAAGTTAAAATGGTTTTGGCGATGGCCGTGCTTTCGTTGGTGTTGATGCTGAATGCCGCTGCTCCCGATGAAAGCTGGTTTCAGTTCAATGACACGTTCAGCAAAGTGGTGGTGATCTTTATTCTGATGGTCAATTTGCTGGATACGCCTAAGCGGTTGCTTTCCATCTTCAACCTGATCATTGCCGGTGGAGTTTGGGTCGCGTACTACGCCATTCAAACCTACAACGAAGGGGAATATATGCTGATCGCCAAGGGGATCTCCCGAATTGCGGGCGTTGGCGGCGGGATGTTTGGCAATCCGAATGATCTGGCCAATGCGTTGGATATGTTGATTCCCCTTGCCTTTGTTCTGGGTCTTTATCGAAAGGGAGTGCCGCGCCTGATTTATCTGGGATGCGTCGGACTGTTTGTGTACGCGGTGCTGATTACCTACTCGCGCGGAGCATTTTTAGGCTTGATGGCCGCGGCAGGGTTTTTGGCCTGGAGACTGGGACGCGGTAAGAGATTCAAGATGATCGTTGTTTCCGGTGTGGCTGTCGTATTGCTCACAGTCGCTTCTCCCGGAGGCTTTGGAAAGCGAATCGCCACGATTTTTGACGTGGACAAGGACCAGACGGGGTCTTCTTACCAACGGCGCGAACTGTTGAAACGTGCGCTTCTGGTGGCTGCGGCCCATCCGCTTGGCGTTGGAATGGCAAATTATCATCTCTATTCATTGAACGAAGAGAGAGCACATAACGCCTATTTGGAAACCGCATCCGAGCTTGGTGTTTTGGGATTGCTTGCTTACCTGATTATCAATTTTTCTCCGCTAATTGGGTTGTTCGCCTTCGAACGGAAACTTGGAAAACCGGATTCTGAAGTCAAAAGGGAGGCATATTACATCTGCGTTGGGTTACAGGCGACGCTTGTCACCTATTATGTTTGCAGCTTTTTTGCCTCCGTGCAGTATTACTGGTTTTTGTACTATCCGGTCGCTCACAGCGTCGCCTTTTTCAGGATTTACCGGAACCTTTCCGCCAGCACGGAAAACGAAAATCTGGCGCTGATCCCCATCAACCAACAAACTGACATCAAAACCAAACCTGGCAAAGCAAAAGGCGGTGTGCTTTGGCAACCCAATCAGGCCCAAGCTGGCGTTTTATGGTCGAAAACCTACTGGCGCAAACCAAAGTTTGCCAAACGCCGATCTTTGGAGAGGGTGGGGTGAAGTAAGTTATGTGTGGAATTGCGGGATATTTCCGGTCAGAAGCTGCGACCAACGGGCGAACAAACGGTAGCTCGCCGAAAGATTACCTGATCGAACGGATGTGTGATGTCATTACGCATCGCGGGCCGGATGACGCAGGGTATTACGTCGAAGCCGGACTGGCGATTGGCATGCGGCGGCTATCCATTATTGACATTGTCGCCGGACATCAACCGATTTCAAACGAAGACGGTTCGGTGTGGATTGTCTTCAATGGTGAGATTTACAACTTTGCCACATTGCGCGACGACTTGATCGCTCGCGGCCACACGTTCAAAACCCACAGCGATACGGAAACCATCGTTCATTTGTACGAAGAGGAGGGCGAATGGTGCGTCGAACGGTTGCGCGGCATGTTTGCCTTCGCCATTTGGGATCAGCGACAGAATTCGCTGTTTTTGGCTCGCGACCGCGCGGGTAAAAAGCCGCTGCATTACACGATGGTCGGTGACACGTTGGTTTTCGGTTCGGAAATCAAATCGCTGTTGCAATTTCCCGGAATCGAGCGACGTGCAAATCTCAACGCGATTTCAGATTTTCTGACCTTTGGATACGTCCCCGATCCGCTGACGGCTTTTGGCGGCATTCACAAACTCCCAGCCGGCCACACGATGACTTTCCGCGACGGACGGGTGAAAACTCGCCGGTATTGGGATTTCAACTACGATTCCGCCGAACGGAATTCTCACCACGAGGAACAGTTTTATGTCGAACGGTTGCGCGAATTGATCGCCGAGGCCGTGCGCGTACGGCTGGTCAGCGAAGTGCCCCTGGGTGCATTTTTGTCCGGCGGCATAGATTCAAGCACGGTGGTCGCAATGATGGCTCGCGCGATGGATCAACCGGTCAAAACGTTTTCCATCGGCTTCAGCGAGGCCAGTTTTGACGAACTGAAATACGCCCGGCTGACCGCCGAACGTTACCAGACCGATCATCACGAATTCATCGTCACGCCGGACGTGTGCCGTCTGGTTGAAGAAATCGTCTGGCATCACGACGAACCGTTCGCGGACGCCTCCAGCATTCCGACGTATGTCGTGTCGAAAATGGCGCGTGAGTTCGTAACCGTGATTTTATCCGGCGACGGCGGTGACGAATTGTTCGCGGGGTACGAACGCTATCGGATTCATCAGGGCCGGGGCGGTTTCGAGCGGATTCCGCGCAGGTTCAGGCGCGGTCTGATGCTGCCACTCAGTCGTGCGCTGCCGCGAGCCGTTTATGGCAAACAGTTTCTCCGCAACATTTCGTTGGAAGGCGGCGCGCGATTCGTTGACAGTCTTTCTTATTTCAGCGCGGACGTAAAACGCAGCTTACTGACTGGGGCAACGCGACGGGCGCTGAACGGTCACGATTCAACCGTTGCGTTCGAACAAATCTATGCCGAACCCAATTCCGCCGACTCGATTGAACGGTTGCTGTATTTGGACAGCAAAACCTATCTGGTGGGCGACATCCTGACCAAAGTTGATCGGATGAGCATGGCGCATTCCATCGAAGCGCGCGTGCCATTGCTGGATCAGGAACTGATTGAATTCGTCCAAACCATCCCGGCTTCGCTGAAGCTGCGCGGGCAAACGACGAAACACATTCTGAAACAGGCAATGGCCGAATTGATTCCGGCGGAAATCATCAACCGCCCGAAAATGGGTTTCGGCGTTCCGCTGCGCAAATGGCTGAACCACGAATTGCGAGAAATGCTGCACGACACGCTGACGGATGAAACAGCGCGTCAACGCGGATTGCTCGATCCGCGCGCGGTTCAGGCGCTGCTTGATGAACACGAGCGCGGTCGCCGGGATAACTCGCTGCATCTGTGGGGACTGCTAACCCTGGAATTGTGGCATCGCTCGTTCATAGACCGGAAACCGGAAATGAGTTTTGCAGGAGCCAAGCAGGTGAAGTTGCAGCAACTGGCCGTCGGAGCAGGCGCGTAGAAAACCGAATTTCGATGATGACCAAACTTCGTGTCTTACAACTGGTGGATAGTTTCAATCAGGGCGGTTCGGAACGTCAGGCGGTGCAGCTTGCCCGATTGTTGCACGACAGCGGCGAGTATGAAGTCCTGGTTGCCTGTTTGAACGACAATGGAGTTTTGCTCGCGGAAATCGAAGCGTTGGGATTGAGGGAAATTCCGGTGTTTCCGCTGACCAGTTTTTACGACGCAAACTTTCTCGCTCAGGTCATTCGCTTTGTGCGTTACCTGCGCCGGAACGAAATCAGCGTTGTTCAGTCGTCAGATTTTTACACCAACATTTTTGGAATGCTGGGAGCCTGGCTGGCGCGTGTGCCGGTTCGGATCGCTGCTCGGCGGGAATCGGGAAAACGTTCTGCATTTCATCGGCGCATCGAACGCGGCGCTTACCGGTTGGCGCAAACTGTCATCGCCAACTGCGCTGCTGTGCGCGACGAATTGATCGCGGAAGGAGTGCCGGAACAGAAAATCCTCACCAGCTACAACGGATTGGATTTGTCGAAGTTCTTCCGGTGCGCGGGTACGCGACGCGAAGAAGTGTTGAACTCGCTGGGTATGCCTGAAGCCGCGGGCAGGAGGCTGGTAACGATGGTTGCCAATCTGCGCCCGGTCAAAGATCAGGCGAC includes:
- the asnB gene encoding asparagine synthase (glutamine-hydrolyzing) yields the protein MCGIAGYFRSEAATNGRTNGSSPKDYLIERMCDVITHRGPDDAGYYVEAGLAIGMRRLSIIDIVAGHQPISNEDGSVWIVFNGEIYNFATLRDDLIARGHTFKTHSDTETIVHLYEEEGEWCVERLRGMFAFAIWDQRQNSLFLARDRAGKKPLHYTMVGDTLVFGSEIKSLLQFPGIERRANLNAISDFLTFGYVPDPLTAFGGIHKLPAGHTMTFRDGRVKTRRYWDFNYDSAERNSHHEEQFYVERLRELIAEAVRVRLVSEVPLGAFLSGGIDSSTVVAMMARAMDQPVKTFSIGFSEASFDELKYARLTAERYQTDHHEFIVTPDVCRLVEEIVWHHDEPFADASSIPTYVVSKMAREFVTVILSGDGGDELFAGYERYRIHQGRGGFERIPRRFRRGLMLPLSRALPRAVYGKQFLRNISLEGGARFVDSLSYFSADVKRSLLTGATRRALNGHDSTVAFEQIYAEPNSADSIERLLYLDSKTYLVGDILTKVDRMSMAHSIEARVPLLDQELIEFVQTIPASLKLRGQTTKHILKQAMAELIPAEIINRPKMGFGVPLRKWLNHELREMLHDTLTDETARQRGLLDPRAVQALLDEHERGRRDNSLHLWGLLTLELWHRSFIDRKPEMSFAGAKQVKLQQLAVGAGA
- a CDS encoding O-antigen ligase family protein, whose protein sequence is MKLLPQAKELVLATPSGGATADSVETKPFSRHKVAFVATYLFTLLLYLRPNELFPDLFGTLSIIKFVAITGIIAYVSGKLSHAEPLTVMTIEVKMVLAMAVLSLVLMLNAAAPDESWFQFNDTFSKVVVIFILMVNLLDTPKRLLSIFNLIIAGGVWVAYYAIQTYNEGEYMLIAKGISRIAGVGGGMFGNPNDLANALDMLIPLAFVLGLYRKGVPRLIYLGCVGLFVYAVLITYSRGAFLGLMAAAGFLAWRLGRGKRFKMIVVSGVAVVLLTVASPGGFGKRIATIFDVDKDQTGSSYQRRELLKRALLVAAAHPLGVGMANYHLYSLNEERAHNAYLETASELGVLGLLAYLIINFSPLIGLFAFERKLGKPDSEVKREAYYICVGLQATLVTYYVCSFFASVQYYWFLYYPVAHSVAFFRIYRNLSASTENENLALIPINQQTDIKTKPGKAKGGVLWQPNQAQAGVLWSKTYWRKPKFAKRRSLERVG
- a CDS encoding glycosyltransferase, which gives rise to MTKLRVLQLVDSFNQGGSERQAVQLARLLHDSGEYEVLVACLNDNGVLLAEIEALGLREIPVFPLTSFYDANFLAQVIRFVRYLRRNEISVVQSSDFYTNIFGMLGAWLARVPVRIAARRESGKRSAFHRRIERGAYRLAQTVIANCAAVRDELIAEGVPEQKILTSYNGLDLSKFFRCAGTRREEVLNSLGMPEAAGRRLVTMVANLRPVKDQATFLNAARLVHQAAPDAAFCLAGEGELLEPLRQQAQQLGLLQDVFFTGRCERVADLLAVSEIGVLSSTSEGFSNAIIEYLAARLPVVVTDVGGAREAVIENETGFLIPVDDVKTLAARLTQLLSDPVKARSMGERGRNLVEEKFSNGALLERTQRLYNRLLPAQSKRSGQSSGVYEKGIERIGR